In one Rutidosis leptorrhynchoides isolate AG116_Rl617_1_P2 chromosome 8, CSIRO_AGI_Rlap_v1, whole genome shotgun sequence genomic region, the following are encoded:
- the LOC139861702 gene encoding ultraviolet-B receptor UVR8, producing the protein MDATSSGTPSIQYHNIPEQPNPTMVTSPTPSSFNRQTRHCFGDATPGEFPLSANPSIVLHVLTGCNLDPQDLAKLEATCSFFRQPAHFAPDHELCLPELAALDMCQKRAIFKPMTSEKRDELKLRCGGSWKLVLRFLLAGETCTRREKSQAIAGPGHSIAVTSKGAVYTFGSNSSGQLGHGTTDEESKPRIIRSLQGIRIINAAAGAGRTMLISDCGRVYAFGKDSFGEAEYGVQGSKQVNTPQLVESLKDIFVVQAAIGNFFTAVLSREGTIYTFSWGNENKLGHQTDPNDLEPHPLLGPLENIPVVQIAAGYCYLLALACQPSGMSVYSVGCGLGGKLGHGTKTDEKQPRLIQQFQTLNLQPMVVAAGAWHAAVVGTDGRVCTWGWGRYGCLGHGNEDCDSVPKVVESLSNVKAVHVATGDYTTFVVSSDGDVYSFGCGESSSLGHSTAEADAQGNRHANVLSPKIVTSLKQINERVVQISLTNSIYWNAHTFALTETGKLYAFGAGDKGQLGMELSANQTERPTPERVELDLS; encoded by the exons ATGGATGCCACCAGTAGTGGAACACCAAGTATTCAATATCATAACATACCCGAACAACCGAATCCTACAATGGTGACATCACCAACTCCATCATCATTTAATCGACAAACTCGACATTGTTTTGGAGATGCAACACCAGGAGAATTTCCATTATCTGCAAACCCATCCATTGTTCTTCATGTTCTCACTGGTTGTAACTTAGACCCTCAAGATTTAGCAAAATTAGAG gctACATGTTCTTTCTTTAGGCAGCCTGCCCATTTTGCCCCTGATCATGAACTCTGTTTACCCGAGCTTGCAGCTCTTGATATGTGCCAAAAAAGAGCAATCTTTAAACCAATGACTTCAGAAAAACGTGACGAATTGAAATTACGATGTGGGGGTTCTTGGAAATTGGTTTTGAGATTCTTATTGGCCGGTGAAACATGCACTAGACGAGAAAAGTCTCAGGCTATAGCCGGGCCTGGCCATAGTATTGCAGTCACTTCAAAAGGTGCTGTTTACACTTTTGGGTCTAATAGTTCAGGCCAACTAGGTCATGGCACCACTGACGAAGAATCGAAGCCCCGCATAATCAG ATCATTGCAGGGCATTCGCATTATAAATGCAGCAGCAGGGGCAGGGCGAACAATGCTGATTAGCGATTGTGGGCGGGTTTACGCCTTTGGAAAGGACTCATTTGGGGAAGCCGAATATGGAGTTCAAGGAAGTAAACAAGTGAACACGCCTCAACTGGTCGAGTCTTTAAAAGACATATTTGTTGTACAAGCGGCCATTGGAAATTTCTTTACGGCTGTATTATCACGAGAGGGAACAATCTACACTTTCTCTTGGGGAAATGAGAATAAACTAGGGCACCAAACCGACCCAAACGATCTTGAACCACACCCGTTGTTGGGTCCGCTAGAAAACATACCTGTGGTCCAAATTGCAGCCGGCTATTGCTACCTTCTTGCATTGGCTTGTCAACCTAGTGGCAT GTCGGTGTATTCGGTTGGATGTGGATTAGGAGGGAAACTAGGGCACGGGACCAAAACCGACGAGAAACAGCCAAGATTGATACAACAGTTTCAGACTTTAAACCTGCAGCCTATGGTGGTTGCAGCCGGTGCATGGCATGCGGCCGTGGTTGGGACCGATGGCAGGGTGTGTACATGGGGTTGGGGCCGATACGGTTGTTTGGGCCATGGTAATGAAGATTGTGATTCAGTCCCAAAAGTGGTTGAATCTTTAAGCAATGTAAAAGCTGTACATGTTGCTACAGGGGATTATACTACCTTTGTTGTTTCTAGTGATGGTGACGTTTATTCATTCGGTTGTGGTGAATCTTCGAGTCTCGGGCATAGTACTGCAGAGGCCGATGCACAG GGAAATAGGCATGCTAATGTGTTGAGCCCGAAGATAGTGACATCGTTGAAGCAAATTAACGAAAGGGTGGTACAAATAAGTCTAACAAACTCAATCTATTGGAACGCGCACACATTTGCGCTTACAGAAACAGGAAAGTTGTATGCATTTGGAGCTGGAGACAAAGGGCAGTTAGGGATGGAACTTTCGGCTAATCAAACCGAAAGGCCAACACCGGAGCGTGTGGAACTCGATCTCAGTTAG